In one Lolium rigidum isolate FL_2022 chromosome 3, APGP_CSIRO_Lrig_0.1, whole genome shotgun sequence genomic region, the following are encoded:
- the LOC124698647 gene encoding polygalacturonase inhibitor-like, with product MQLTNPFRRATTVVLVAVLVLAAAAARADGALCVKSDKAALLAIKSALGNHPELSGWNSSVPCCSWPGISCDTTTGRVTELTVFALNISAPVPAAIANLTALQTVNLAYNRLYGRIPEFLSPRGALPALNFLRLDGNRLDGAIPPTATVYDLSLVGNNLTGPLPATFADAEFGDLDLADNQLTGDASMLFGAKKKMNALRLSRNRFAFDLGRVQLPEGLDILAIDHNMIYGSIPAAAAARKWLAFDVSYNSLCGPIPQGRYTHRFGPKHFVPNKCLCGRPLAPCS from the coding sequence ATGCAGCTCACCAATCCGTTCCGCCGCGCCACAACAGTAGTCCTCGTCGCAGTCCTTGtcctggcggcagcggcggcgcgggccgacGGTGCACTCTGCGTCAAGTCCGACAAGGCGGCGCTCCTGGCCATCAAGTCGGCCCTGGGCAACCACCCGGAGCTCTCAGGCTGGAACTCCAGCGTGCCCTGCTGCTCCTGGCCGGGCATCTCCTGCGACACCACTACCGGCCGAGTCACCGAGCTCACCGTCTTCGCGCTCAACATCTCCGCGCCGGTCCCCGCCGCCATCGCCAACCTCACCGCGCTGCAGACCGTCAACCTGGCCTACAACCGCCTCTACGGCCGCATCCCGGAGTTCCTCAGCCCGCGCGGCGCCCTCCCCGCGCTCAACTTCCTCCGCCTCGACGGCAACCGCCTCGACGGTGCCATCCCGCCCACGGCCACCGTGTACGACCTCTCCCTCGTCGGGAACAACCTCACCGGCCCGCTGCCGGCCACGTTCGCGGACGCGGAGTTCGGCGACCTGGACCTCGCCGACAACCAGCTCACCGGCGACGCCTCCATGCTTTTCGGCGCCAAGAAGAAGATGAACGCGCTGAGGCTGTCGCGCAACCGGTTCGCGTTCGACCTGGGCCGCGTCCAGCTGCCGGAGGGGCTCGACATCCTGGCCATCGACCACAACATGATCTACGGGAGCAtcccggcggccgcggcggccagGAAGTGGCTGGCGTTCGACGTCAGCTACAACAGCCTCTGCGGGCCCATACCGCAGGGCCGGTACACGCACCGCTTCGGGCCCAAGCACTTCGTCCCCAACAAGTGCCTGTGCGGCCGTCCGCTCGCACCCTGCAGCTAG